The Pedosphaera parvula Ellin514 genomic sequence TCAACGCCTGTCTGTAGTGAGCAATCATGATTTGAAGGATTCTTCTACTTCAACCCGTCCTGAGAACGATTTGACTTGCCCCAGCGATGAACATGCGGGTCATGGCTCCTCAGTCATTCCCTTTCCTGGTTTTAGGCGGTCAGATCTTTCCGCATAAAAATATTTCCCAAAGCACCGCCTAATAATTCAGCAAAACATATGGCTAAAATTCTGATTGTTGACGACCTACCAACCGAAGTGCAACTAATGCGTTCCGCAATTGCCAGTCTTGGTCACTCGGTTGTCGTGGCTACGGATGGCGAACAAGCTGTCGAGATGGCTCACCGCGAAAGCCCGGACTTGATGCTCCTTGATGTGGTGCTTCCCCGCATGGATGGTTTCCAGGTCTGCCGAAAAATAAAGAAGGATCCAAATACTTCGAACATACAGGTGATCCTTATCAGTTCGAAGACCCAGGAAAGTGACAAGTTTTGGGGCCTCAAACAGGGGGCAAACGCATACATCTTCAAGCCGTTCTCGCCCCAGGAACTGGTTGACGCTGTGAAGAAAAACCTCCGCTAACCTTTTGTCGCTGAAAAACCGTATGAGCTTAAGATCGACGCAAAAAGAAAGTTCGGCGCAATTTTGATCTCAATGGCTTTTTAATGAAAACTCTTGAACCAACAATCTCCGAGACCGGGCACAGCATCGAATCAGAGGTGCCTTCCAGGTTTTATGCCGCCTTTTATCGTCGCTCGCAGCTTTTTGCGGTGGATGTTGAACTCGTGCGCGAAGTGTTGCCGGGGCAACCGCTTACTCGCGTGCCACGCGCCGTGGAACAAATCATCGGCGTGCTGAACCTGCGAGGCGAAATTCTCCCGGTCGTGGTTATCGATACGCACCTTGGTCTGCCCGCCGTGGTAGATGATCCTTCGCTGCCGATCCTGGTGCTGCGCCGCGGAGATTTGCTCGTGGGATTGAGAGTCGACGCCGTGCAAGGAGCGATCAGCATTCCGACTGGTGAAATCCTTTCGCACCCAGCTTCCGGAGATAAGGGACATTTAACCGGCCTCTGGCAGCCCGAAGGTCGTCCCCCGGTAACTCTGATTGCCGCCATGAAACTTATTGAAACATTTTATCAACAGACATCAACGAACTAAAAGCATTCTCAACTTATTTAAACTACTTCCATACCTCCTCAGCCCCATTTAATCTATGAAAAGCAAAACTTCGACCCAAACTACGAATCTCGCTCAGGAAAAGGCGCTCGGAGGAGGCCTGTACCTCCTGCTGGGCATCAGCCTTGCTCTCGGTATCGGGGCGGCAACCTTTACGCTTTATCAGTTCCGGCATGCCAATCAGGTTTACAGCCGGATGATCAAAGAGGACGTTGCCCGTTTGGATGAAGCCCGCCGCATGCAGGTCAATTTCCAAAAGCAGATATTCGAATGGAAGAACGTCCTTCTGCATGGACACAAGTCCGAGGACTACCTTGCATATACCAAGAGCTTCTTCGCCAATGAAAAAGCCGTTAAAGATGCAGGTGTGGGCCTGCTTAAGGCCGAAGAGCCCGGTTCCCCGGTGGCCGAGGCGCTTAAAAAATTCACTGAAGCTCATCGGCAGGTGGCGGAGCGGTATCGCCAGGCATTGGATTTCTACAATGCACATGAGCAGGACGGCATCGCTGCCGATGCTACTTTCGAAAACATAAATCGCCCGCCGATGCTCATGCTCGACGAAGCGGTCAAGGCGTATAGCAATCGCTTGATTTCAGAATCCGCCACTCAAATGGACACCGCCAGCAAAAGCCAGGTGTTCGTCATTATCATTCTGCTGGCAGTTTGTGGCGCCGGTATTCTATTGTTCAACTACCTTGCAAAATTCGTTAGGAATTTCAACGCCCTGATCCATTCACAGCTCTCGGCCAAGGCTGAGATCGAGACGCACAACCAGCGGCTGCAGGAACAGATTCGCGATTTGCTAAGAATCGTGGCTGACGCTTCCGATGGTGATCTTACAGTGCGCGCCGCTGTCACTGAAGGCGCCATGGGCAATGTGGCTGACGCGGT encodes the following:
- a CDS encoding response regulator transcription factor, which gives rise to MAKILIVDDLPTEVQLMRSAIASLGHSVVVATDGEQAVEMAHRESPDLMLLDVVLPRMDGFQVCRKIKKDPNTSNIQVILISSKTQESDKFWGLKQGANAYIFKPFSPQELVDAVKKNLR
- a CDS encoding chemotaxis protein CheW, producing the protein MKTLEPTISETGHSIESEVPSRFYAAFYRRSQLFAVDVELVREVLPGQPLTRVPRAVEQIIGVLNLRGEILPVVVIDTHLGLPAVVDDPSLPILVLRRGDLLVGLRVDAVQGAISIPTGEILSHPASGDKGHLTGLWQPEGRPPVTLIAAMKLIETFYQQTSTN